The proteins below are encoded in one region of Prosthecobacter vanneervenii:
- a CDS encoding sulfatase family protein, with protein MKFLLQVVLATLVFVSSANAAGAPRPNILFIIFDDWGWQHAGAYGCEWVKTPNFDRVAKEGVLFKNAFTSNPKCSPCRATILTGRNTWQLEEAVCHGGLFPSKFAVYPDLLERSGYSVGLTGKGWGPGEFKLDGRTRNPAGPAFDQFTQKPPTKGIATTDYPRNFEAFLTQRDKAQPFCFWMGFKEPHRGYELDSGVRMGKKLEEVKVPGYLPDNATVRGDMADYAVEVEWGDLQIGRALEVLEKSGLLEDTLVIVTSDHGMPFPRVKGQIYEDGYHLPLAMRWGKGIKPGRVVEDFINVRDLAPTYLELAGLPKHEQMSGSSLAGILRSEKSGFVEDRKIMLTGKERHDLGRPNDWGYPVRAIRTPEFFYSHNYHPERWPACNPETGYGNCDDGPTKSWIVENKGLYYDLAFNYRPEEELYDMVKDPECLKNLAKEPQYAAKKQELRAKLEAMLKDEKDPRALGNEAIFDTYKYLGNRSKKGYAEWEAKQRGVPLPEAPKGKKGADE; from the coding sequence ATGAAGTTTCTCCTGCAGGTCGTCCTAGCCACTCTCGTGTTCGTCTCCAGCGCCAACGCTGCAGGCGCTCCGCGTCCGAACATTCTCTTCATCATCTTTGATGACTGGGGCTGGCAGCATGCAGGTGCGTATGGCTGCGAGTGGGTGAAGACGCCGAACTTTGACCGTGTGGCGAAAGAGGGCGTGCTGTTTAAAAACGCCTTCACCTCGAATCCGAAGTGCAGCCCGTGTCGTGCCACGATCCTGACCGGGCGCAATACCTGGCAGCTGGAGGAGGCGGTGTGTCACGGGGGGCTGTTTCCTTCGAAGTTTGCGGTGTATCCGGACCTGCTGGAGAGGAGCGGCTACAGCGTGGGCCTGACCGGCAAGGGATGGGGACCGGGTGAGTTCAAGCTGGATGGACGTACGCGAAATCCTGCGGGGCCGGCGTTTGACCAGTTCACGCAGAAGCCGCCGACGAAGGGGATCGCGACCACAGATTATCCGCGCAACTTTGAGGCCTTCCTGACGCAGCGGGACAAGGCCCAGCCTTTCTGTTTTTGGATGGGCTTTAAGGAGCCACACCGTGGCTATGAACTCGACTCTGGTGTGCGGATGGGCAAAAAGCTGGAAGAGGTGAAGGTGCCCGGCTATCTGCCGGACAATGCGACGGTGCGCGGAGACATGGCCGACTATGCGGTCGAGGTGGAGTGGGGAGACCTGCAGATCGGGCGTGCGCTGGAAGTGCTGGAGAAGTCCGGGCTGCTGGAAGATACGCTGGTGATCGTGACCTCGGATCACGGCATGCCTTTCCCACGTGTGAAGGGGCAGATTTATGAAGACGGCTACCATCTGCCACTGGCCATGCGCTGGGGGAAGGGGATCAAGCCGGGACGAGTGGTGGAGGATTTTATCAATGTGCGAGATCTGGCGCCGACGTATCTGGAACTCGCAGGGCTGCCGAAGCATGAACAGATGAGCGGCAGCAGTCTGGCGGGCATCCTGCGCAGCGAGAAGAGCGGCTTTGTGGAAGACCGCAAGATCATGCTGACGGGCAAGGAGCGGCATGATCTGGGGAGGCCGAATGACTGGGGCTACCCTGTGCGCGCGATCCGCACGCCGGAGTTTTTCTACAGCCACAACTACCACCCCGAGCGCTGGCCTGCGTGCAATCCTGAAACGGGCTACGGCAACTGCGACGACGGGCCGACGAAGTCATGGATCGTGGAGAACAAGGGGCTCTACTATGACCTGGCGTTCAACTACCGGCCGGAGGAGGAGCTCTACGACATGGTCAAAGATCCCGAGTGTCTGAAGAATCTGGCGAAGGAGCCGCAGTATGCTGCGAAGAAGCAGGAGCTGCGTGCGAAGCTGGAAGCGATGTTGAAGGACGAGAAAGATCCGCGTGCGCTGGGCAACGAGGCCATCTTTGACACCTACAAGTATCTGGGCAACCGCAGCAAGAAAGGGTATGCGGAGTGGGAGGCGAAGCAGCGCGGCGTGCCACTGCCTGAGGCGCCGAAGGGAAAGAAGGGAGCTGATGAGTGA
- a CDS encoding EF-hand domain-containing protein → MKALSAFLLALSTFASLTQAEDAPKQRPGAGGAGGDYREKMQQLALQKFDANKNGVLDPDEKAAAMKAMQERKGGAPGAKGGPGKGPMQEMILQRFDANKNGVLDPDEKAAAMKAMQERKGKAGRPSFTPGTATDSGTSKFRRPPEAPKQGDATK, encoded by the coding sequence ATGAAAGCCCTCTCCGCCTTCCTGCTCGCTCTTTCCACCTTCGCCTCACTGACCCAGGCCGAAGACGCCCCCAAACAGCGCCCTGGTGCCGGAGGCGCAGGCGGCGACTACCGCGAGAAGATGCAGCAGCTGGCCCTGCAGAAGTTTGACGCCAATAAAAACGGCGTTCTCGATCCCGATGAAAAAGCCGCCGCCATGAAAGCCATGCAGGAGCGCAAAGGCGGTGCCCCCGGAGCCAAAGGCGGCCCGGGCAAAGGCCCCATGCAGGAAATGATTTTGCAGCGCTTCGATGCCAATAAAAACGGTGTCCTCGACCCCGATGAAAAAGCCGCCGCCATGAAGGCCATGCAGGAGCGCAAAGGCAAAGCAGGCAGGCCTTCATTCACTCCCGGCACCGCCACGGACTCCGGCACCAGCAAATTCCGCCGCCCACCCGAAGCACCAAAACAAGGCGACGCCACCAAGTGA